A genomic region of Gloeocapsopsis dulcis contains the following coding sequences:
- a CDS encoding aspartyl/asparaginyl beta-hydroxylase domain-containing protein, whose product MTILQEYQKYKESLQNHKILLSKSDKVKIKIVFLLLKLLIFLFPKGNIHRFENSLKFYFGLIDINIDDWNPQQQPPLFLYLGLPSKPWYEPDDYEVFKIVANTLEEGVKEIKNELLTNIPNKNNFFTPVIDPSSDRSTYEQSTDIELPASHKKDDWLVFTLWVNGKFTQESRYLFPNTVNILSKLESFIDPFEDVYFLVLKPGVVLPPHHDPSNTYITCQLGLIIPESCGIRVGSETRSWTEGKTLFFDQSIEHEAWNKSQKERVVLLVHLRHPELSKFENFLYELLRNTI is encoded by the coding sequence GTGACTATTTTGCAAGAATATCAAAAATATAAGGAATCTCTCCAAAATCATAAAATATTATTGTCTAAGTCGGATAAGGTAAAAATAAAAATAGTTTTTTTGCTACTCAAATTGTTAATTTTTTTGTTTCCTAAAGGTAATATTCATAGATTTGAAAATTCTCTAAAATTTTATTTTGGGCTGATAGATATAAATATTGATGACTGGAATCCACAACAACAACCACCATTGTTTTTATATCTTGGTCTTCCTTCTAAACCTTGGTATGAACCTGATGATTACGAAGTTTTCAAAATAGTTGCAAATACCCTTGAAGAAGGTGTGAAAGAGATAAAAAATGAGTTGTTAACGAATATCCCTAATAAAAATAATTTTTTTACTCCAGTCATTGATCCAAGTAGTGATCGTTCAACTTATGAGCAATCTACTGACATTGAACTACCTGCATCTCACAAAAAAGATGACTGGTTAGTATTTACATTGTGGGTAAATGGTAAATTTACTCAAGAATCCAGATATTTATTTCCAAACACTGTAAACATTTTGTCTAAGCTGGAATCTTTTATAGATCCTTTTGAAGATGTTTACTTTCTTGTTTTAAAACCAGGAGTTGTCTTACCTCCACACCATGATCCTTCAAATACTTATATTACCTGTCAGTTGGGATTAATAATTCCAGAAAGTTGTGGAATTAGGGTCGGAAGTGAAACGCGGAGTTGGACTGAAGGGAAAACTTTATTTTTTGATCAGAGCATTGAGCATGAAGCCTGGAATAAAAGCCAGAAAGAACGAGTAGTTCTGTTAGTGCATTTACGTCACCCAGAATTGTCAAAATTTGAAAATTTTTTATATGAGCTTTTGCGTAATACCATTTAA
- a CDS encoding oxidoreductase yields the protein MMTSPISKQRVWFITGTSSGLGRALAEAVLEKGEAVVLTARNPEKVEDLAAKFPDRAIAAQLDITKPEEVKKAVEKAIDCFGRIDVLVNNAGVSTIGAIEEVSDEEVRRLFETNFFGVLEMLRTVLPHMRQQRSGHILNVSSIGCFSNSTAWGFYNSSKLAVEGISGTLANEVVPLGIKVTIVEPGAFRTDFIKRSVVLTDTQIEDYKPSMGNMRQNMWDHDFNALGDPKKAALAMIKVVDSDNPPIRLALGADTVETVEAALQFIKAELDTWKEVSISTDFDEVVADKIQVAS from the coding sequence ATAATGACATCCCCTATTTCTAAACAACGTGTGTGGTTTATTACTGGTACCTCAAGTGGTCTTGGTCGAGCTTTAGCAGAAGCAGTGTTAGAAAAAGGTGAAGCAGTAGTTTTAACAGCACGAAATCCGGAGAAAGTTGAAGATTTAGCTGCAAAATTTCCAGACCGTGCCATCGCAGCACAACTCGATATCACGAAACCTGAAGAGGTAAAGAAAGCAGTAGAAAAGGCAATTGATTGCTTTGGCCGTATTGATGTACTTGTTAACAATGCTGGGGTTTCTACTATTGGGGCAATTGAGGAAGTCAGCGATGAGGAAGTTCGTCGTTTATTTGAAACAAACTTTTTTGGTGTTTTAGAAATGCTACGGACAGTATTGCCTCATATGCGACAGCAACGCAGTGGACACATCCTTAATGTTTCATCAATAGGTTGCTTTAGCAATTCTACTGCCTGGGGATTCTACAACAGTAGTAAACTTGCAGTCGAGGGAATTTCTGGAACATTGGCAAATGAAGTTGTTCCACTCGGTATTAAGGTTACAATTGTTGAGCCTGGTGCTTTCCGTACAGATTTTATCAAACGTTCTGTTGTCTTAACTGATACTCAAATTGAAGACTATAAACCATCAATGGGAAATATGCGCCAGAATATGTGGGATCACGATTTCAACGCACTTGGCGACCCAAAGAAAGCTGCTCTGGCAATGATTAAAGTGGTTGATAGCGATAACCCACCTATCAGATTGGCATTGGGAGCAGATACGGTGGAAACCGTTGAAGCTGCATTGCAGTTTATCAAAGCAGAATTAGATACTTGGAAGGAAGTATCTATTAGTACTGATTTTGACGAGGTTGTAGCAGATAAAATCCAAGTTGCCAGTTAG
- a CDS encoding MATE family efflux transporter, giving the protein MTSQKQSQITNEILQGNLIKLTFKLSIPSTLGILMLSLNSFLDALFAGRFIGEYALAGISLALPIIGIVNGFAFLVGVGSASILSRAIGSGDIKTQSKIFGNLTVTSILISLIITITGYSFAEQLIVFMGASGEVASSGAEYLKIYVLGSIFLLLAQACSEVIKSEGQIKLYSIFNGVFVIVNVFLNSLFVIIFRWGTQGIALATVLAMIVYSILNLGYFLAGKSSIPVNPRKIAVAIDLLPEVLSVGASSLFYPVMTLAQSFVIFNSIAYYGTNNDIAFFGATGKVGSLVFIPIIGFAQALQPIIGMNYGARNYQRLKKAYLTFAMSGTTLLLLIWMPLQASPTRFLNLILPGVIFTESDIFNFRIINLLIPVWPLALFSNTLFQSIGKGKTVLIVILLKSIGLNIPIVLFISQVYGVKGVYLGIIFADIIFMLIVFLLTILEFNSLSKLKVEQQNL; this is encoded by the coding sequence ATGACTTCACAAAAACAATCACAAATTACAAATGAAATTCTTCAAGGCAATCTTATTAAATTAACATTTAAGTTATCAATTCCTAGTACTTTAGGAATACTAATGCTGAGTTTAAATAGTTTTCTTGATGCCTTATTTGCCGGGAGATTTATTGGTGAATATGCTTTAGCTGGTATCTCACTTGCACTACCAATTATCGGAATAGTAAATGGATTTGCGTTCTTAGTTGGTGTCGGCTCCGCTTCTATTCTCAGTCGAGCTATCGGTTCTGGAGATATTAAAACTCAGTCCAAAATATTTGGCAATTTGACGGTTACCAGTATTTTGATTTCCCTGATAATCACAATTACTGGTTACAGTTTTGCTGAACAATTAATTGTATTTATGGGAGCAAGTGGTGAAGTCGCTTCATCTGGTGCGGAATATTTAAAAATCTATGTGCTAGGCTCAATATTTTTGCTCCTAGCACAAGCTTGTAGTGAGGTCATAAAATCCGAGGGACAGATTAAACTGTATAGCATTTTTAATGGTGTTTTTGTCATAGTGAATGTTTTTTTAAATTCTCTATTTGTGATTATATTTCGTTGGGGAACTCAGGGAATTGCTCTAGCTACAGTCCTGGCAATGATTGTTTATAGCATTCTGAACTTAGGTTATTTTTTGGCAGGTAAAAGTTCGATACCAGTTAATCCAAGAAAAATAGCTGTAGCAATAGATTTACTCCCAGAAGTCTTATCAGTAGGAGCATCATCATTATTTTATCCAGTTATGACATTGGCTCAAAGTTTTGTGATTTTTAATTCGATTGCTTACTACGGAACCAATAATGACATTGCTTTCTTTGGAGCAACAGGAAAAGTAGGATCATTAGTATTTATTCCTATTATTGGTTTTGCCCAAGCATTACAACCTATAATTGGGATGAATTACGGTGCCAGAAATTATCAGAGATTAAAAAAAGCTTACTTAACTTTTGCTATGAGTGGAACTACATTATTGCTGTTAATCTGGATGCCTTTACAGGCATCTCCAACAAGATTTTTGAATTTAATTCTGCCAGGTGTTATTTTTACAGAAAGTGACATATTCAATTTCAGGATTATTAACTTATTAATACCAGTATGGCCTTTAGCATTGTTTAGCAATACTCTTTTTCAATCTATAGGCAAAGGGAAAACTGTATTAATAGTAATTCTCTTAAAAAGTATAGGTTTAAATATACCAATAGTGCTATTCATTTCCCAAGTATATGGTGTAAAAGGCGTATATTTGGGAATAATTTTTGCAGATATCATATTTATGCTAATAGTATTTTTATTAACTATTCTAGAATTTAATTCTCTAAGTAAGCTCAAAGTTGAACAACAGAATTTATGA
- a CDS encoding helix-turn-helix transcriptional regulator: MTKIITDTDWKQLWQESKENGNISRQSKGFETIEQGNLPEICTFYTYWTEIRNGLSIMKHEIEFIDDLVWIRDSLDNYRFGLSFFLSGKVRIERHGLTNDTDESVGKYYSECNCDIKETEYWKVGDKFSRIYLEIEPQQFFQGFGKEELEQLPIYLRQALIGDQVQPYYHQGKITSQMRRVLHAILQCPHTGLMKQMCLESKAVELITLHFQQFQEQEVHDCNLTVKSLSDIEKIYQAKEILLSNLENPPSLMELARRVGLNDFKLKRGFRQVFGTSAFKYLHDYRLEKARQLLVSGEMNVEEVAFKVGFNSRSYFALAFRNKFGLNPKQYFQHCQKSV; encoded by the coding sequence ATGACAAAAATTATTACAGATACAGATTGGAAACAACTGTGGCAAGAAAGCAAAGAAAATGGCAACATTTCCCGTCAATCAAAAGGTTTTGAAACCATCGAGCAAGGGAATCTTCCAGAGATCTGTACTTTTTATACCTACTGGACAGAGATCCGCAATGGATTATCCATTATGAAACATGAGATAGAGTTTATTGATGATCTTGTATGGATTAGAGATAGTTTAGATAATTATCGATTTGGGTTGAGTTTTTTTCTCTCAGGAAAAGTGAGAATTGAACGCCACGGTTTAACTAACGATACTGACGAATCAGTAGGAAAATATTATTCAGAATGTAACTGCGATATCAAAGAAACTGAGTATTGGAAAGTAGGAGATAAGTTTTCACGAATTTATCTGGAAATCGAACCACAGCAATTTTTTCAGGGCTTTGGCAAAGAAGAGTTGGAACAGCTACCAATTTACCTGCGCCAAGCCTTAATCGGCGATCAGGTACAGCCTTATTACCACCAAGGAAAAATAACATCACAAATGCGGCGAGTGTTACATGCGATTTTACAGTGTCCCCATACAGGTTTGATGAAGCAGATGTGTCTGGAAAGTAAGGCAGTAGAATTGATTACGCTTCATTTCCAGCAATTCCAGGAACAGGAAGTTCATGATTGTAATTTGACTGTAAAGAGTTTGAGCGATATTGAAAAAATTTATCAAGCTAAAGAAATTTTGCTGAGTAATTTAGAGAATCCACCTAGCCTGATGGAGTTAGCGCGGCGAGTAGGGCTAAATGACTTCAAATTGAAGCGTGGGTTTCGTCAAGTTTTTGGCACATCTGCATTTAAATATTTGCATGACTATCGACTGGAAAAAGCTAGACAACTTTTAGTATCAGGAGAAATGAACGTCGAAGAAGTGGCATTTAAGGTAGGTTTTAATAGTCGCAGTTACTTTGCCTTGGCTTTCCGCAATAAGTTCGGCTTGAATCCCAAACAATACTTTCAGCATTGTCAAAAATCCGTCTAG
- a CDS encoding ribbon-helix-helix domain-containing protein produces the protein MAYQRINITLPTETLQAMDKFARKGDRSRFIHAAIEAYITQIQTEKLRQQLKEGAIRRSQRDRQLTDDWFSLEEEAWQQNVN, from the coding sequence ATGGCATATCAGCGAATTAACATCACACTTCCCACAGAAACGCTGCAAGCAATGGATAAATTTGCACGCAAGGGCGATCGCAGTCGGTTTATCCATGCCGCAATCGAGGCTTACATCACCCAGATTCAAACAGAAAAACTACGACAACAGCTAAAAGAAGGAGCGATTCGTCGCTCCCAACGCGATCGTCAGCTAACCGATGATTGGTTTTCCCTTGAGGAAGAAGCATGGCAGCAAAACGTAAATTAG
- a CDS encoding SDR family NAD(P)-dependent oxidoreductase: MTKSNKGAVVITGTSTGIGRATALLLDKQGYRVFAGVRTEKDGESLKQAASGNLTPIIMDITKAEDIKSASEFVSLAIGDQGLFALINNAYAGVDGPLEYILIDDIRRNFEINVIGQIVVTQSYLSMLRKAKGRIINISAVCGRFAIPYRSLLSTSKIAIEAITDSLRMELRSSGIDVLSILPEGIITPEQADKVEADGQKVLANMSLEMKAIYGKNFQACIERSVKGNRTTGLPVEKVTAVILEALEVRKPKRQYFVVRSPWKWKLHALYKRLVSHQYFYDNLFKDI, translated from the coding sequence ATGACCAAGAGTAATAAAGGTGCGGTCGTTATCACAGGAACATCCACAGGTATTGGTCGAGCAACCGCGCTTTTACTAGACAAGCAAGGGTATCGAGTTTTTGCGGGAGTCCGCACAGAAAAAGATGGCGAATCTCTAAAGCAGGCTGCATCTGGAAATTTAACACCCATCATTATGGATATTACAAAAGCTGAAGACATAAAATCAGCTTCAGAATTTGTCTCATTGGCAATCGGTGATCAGGGATTATTCGCATTAATTAATAATGCCTATGCTGGGGTTGATGGACCATTAGAATATATACTAATAGATGATATAAGACGGAATTTTGAAATAAACGTTATTGGTCAAATTGTAGTCACACAATCCTACTTATCAATGTTACGAAAAGCTAAAGGTAGAATTATTAATATCAGTGCAGTTTGTGGTAGATTTGCTATCCCATATAGATCGCTATTATCTACATCCAAAATCGCAATTGAGGCAATTACAGATTCTTTACGAATGGAATTACGTTCCAGTGGAATTGATGTATTGTCTATATTGCCAGAGGGAATAATCACTCCAGAACAGGCTGACAAAGTAGAAGCTGATGGTCAAAAAGTTTTAGCTAATATGTCACTCGAAATGAAAGCTATCTATGGTAAGAATTTCCAAGCATGTATAGAAAGATCTGTAAAGGGAAATCGCACCACAGGTTTACCAGTTGAAAAAGTGACAGCAGTAATATTAGAGGCTCTGGAAGTTCGCAAGCCCAAAAGACAATATTTTGTTGTGCGATCGCCGTGGAAGTGGAAGCTACATGCCTTGTATAAAAGGTTAGTGTCGCACCAGTATTTTTATGACAATCTTTTTAAAGATATATGA
- a CDS encoding type II toxin-antitoxin system PemK/MazF family toxin, which translates to MAAKRKLAQPKRGEIYLVSFDPTLGAEIQKTRPALVLQNDIANEYSPITIVAAITSQFDHPLYPTEVLVQSPEGGLTINSVVLLNQIRSIDKQHLVKCLGKLTDETTVLVNQAIQISLGLIEI; encoded by the coding sequence ATGGCAGCAAAACGTAAATTAGCCCAACCTAAGCGAGGAGAGATTTATCTGGTTAGCTTTGATCCAACGCTTGGGGCTGAGATTCAAAAAACACGACCTGCCCTAGTTTTGCAAAATGATATTGCCAATGAATATAGTCCCATTACGATTGTTGCTGCGATTACCTCGCAATTCGATCACCCCCTGTATCCCACTGAAGTACTAGTTCAGTCCCCAGAAGGTGGATTAACTATAAATTCAGTAGTTCTGCTAAACCAAATTCGCTCGATAGACAAACAACATTTGGTAAAATGCCTCGGTAAACTCACTGATGAAACAACAGTACTGGTCAATCAGGCAATACAGATCAGTCTAGGATTGATTGAAATCTGA
- a CDS encoding type II toxin-antitoxin system VapC family toxin: MMAQVLLDTSALIAFFVQSEKHHLAVKTYVLEHPNIQWIILSSVFDETVTWMRLRVSIQDSIEIGHVLRKEHIYVALSEADDLATWEIFCRYDDKLWSYTDCSLLVMAQRLGVFEIVSFDQHIRQMAGLGIFCVP; encoded by the coding sequence ATGATGGCTCAGGTTTTATTAGATACCTCTGCGTTAATTGCATTTTTTGTTCAGTCAGAAAAACATCATCTTGCAGTCAAAACTTATGTTTTAGAGCATCCAAACATTCAGTGGATAATTCTGTCATCGGTGTTTGATGAAACTGTGACATGGATGAGGCTCAGGGTATCGATACAAGACTCTATTGAAATTGGTCATGTGCTACGAAAAGAACATATATATGTTGCGTTGTCAGAGGCAGATGATCTTGCCACATGGGAAATATTTTGTCGTTACGATGATAAGTTGTGGAGCTATACAGATTGTTCATTGTTAGTAATGGCTCAACGCTTGGGGGTTTTTGAGATAGTTTCGTTTGATCAACATATTCGGCAAATGGCAGGTTTAGGAATCTTTTGTGTGCCTTAG
- a CDS encoding sucrase ferredoxin yields the protein MQTQHTHELLTTDCCFCSLVSKANGEDPIGTAGTADHWLIMEVPQPWTQNIIQENPTLKSLFDLFKELVLQHKVKLRPIFIAPDREYSRPGFTRILYYYRPAQLFSQFVKQEFIVPETEAGALVTAILQQLIQQTHDLFQFQQYQQQTSHIRELMVCTHTQVDLACGRFGTPLYRRLRKEYAPAANGNLRVWQTTHFGGHQFAPTLIDLPQSCLWGHLEPDVFDLLVQRNGSVSGLRQYYRGWTGLSEFEQIAEREIWMQSGWSWLEYLKAGKVLATQEVTQGNNPDWAEVRIDFVDGSKTSAYEARIEICGEVMSALNSAKQMELKAVKQYRVSHLVKVE from the coding sequence ATGCAAACTCAACATACTCATGAATTACTCACAACAGACTGTTGTTTTTGCTCATTAGTGTCTAAAGCCAATGGAGAAGATCCAATTGGTACAGCAGGGACTGCTGATCATTGGTTGATTATGGAAGTTCCCCAACCTTGGACGCAAAATATAATTCAGGAAAATCCAACTCTCAAGTCATTGTTTGATTTATTCAAAGAATTAGTTTTGCAACACAAAGTCAAGTTGAGACCAATATTTATTGCTCCAGATCGCGAATATTCCCGTCCTGGATTTACCCGCATATTGTATTATTATCGTCCCGCACAACTGTTTTCTCAGTTTGTCAAACAGGAGTTTATAGTTCCAGAAACCGAAGCTGGTGCATTAGTCACAGCGATATTGCAGCAGTTAATCCAACAAACCCATGATTTATTCCAATTTCAGCAATATCAACAGCAAACAAGTCACATTCGTGAACTTATGGTTTGTACTCATACTCAAGTAGACCTTGCGTGTGGCAGATTTGGAACTCCTTTGTATCGTCGGTTGCGTAAAGAATATGCTCCTGCTGCCAACGGCAATTTAAGAGTATGGCAAACAACTCACTTTGGTGGTCATCAATTTGCTCCTACCTTAATTGATTTACCCCAAAGCTGCTTGTGGGGACATCTAGAGCCAGATGTATTTGATTTATTGGTGCAGCGAAATGGTTCAGTTTCTGGTTTGCGTCAATACTATCGAGGATGGACTGGTTTAAGCGAATTTGAGCAAATTGCCGAGCGGGAAATTTGGATGCAGTCTGGGTGGAGTTGGCTAGAGTATTTGAAAGCAGGCAAAGTACTGGCGACACAAGAAGTTACCCAAGGAAATAATCCTGACTGGGCAGAAGTTCGGATTGATTTTGTTGATGGTAGTAAGACAAGTGCCTATGAAGCCAGAATTGAAATCTGTGGTGAGGTTATGAGTGCATTGAACTCAGCAAAACAAATGGAATTAAAAGCAGTGAAGCAGTATCGTGTTAGCCATTTGGTTAAGGTTGAGTAA